In Bacteroidota bacterium, a single window of DNA contains:
- a CDS encoding DUF58 domain-containing protein, translated as MTTQELLKKVRQIEIKTRGLVNHVFSGEYHSVFKGRGMEFSEVRDYQYGDDIRSIDWNVSARFNHPFVKIFEEERELTVMLLVDLSRSENFGTASAMKNEIATEICAVLAFSAIRNNDKVGLILFTDKIEKFIPPKKGKAHILRIVRDLLSFNPEGSGTDIKGALQYLNSVIKKRSITFLISDFIDQGYDAALRIVSKKHDVIAVTMRDPREREMPRVGLMKLKDAESGRERWVDTSNIHIQQAFRYYWQQHEERLKKLFVSTKVDRIDIQIQNPYIKPLVDFFKLREQRL; from the coding sequence ATGACCACTCAAGAGCTTCTCAAAAAAGTACGGCAGATCGAGATTAAGACGCGCGGGCTGGTGAACCACGTCTTCTCGGGGGAGTACCATTCGGTCTTCAAGGGACGCGGAATGGAATTCTCGGAGGTTCGCGACTACCAGTACGGGGACGACATCCGGTCGATCGACTGGAACGTTTCGGCGCGGTTTAATCATCCGTTCGTCAAGATTTTCGAAGAAGAACGCGAGTTGACGGTCATGCTGCTGGTCGATCTGAGCCGTTCGGAGAATTTCGGCACCGCTTCGGCGATGAAGAATGAGATTGCCACGGAGATCTGTGCCGTGCTCGCGTTTTCGGCGATCCGGAACAACGATAAGGTCGGCCTTATCCTCTTCACGGATAAGATCGAAAAGTTCATTCCACCCAAAAAAGGGAAAGCTCATATTCTCCGCATCGTCCGCGACCTGCTTTCGTTCAATCCGGAGGGGAGCGGGACCGACATCAAAGGCGCTCTTCAGTACTTGAATTCGGTCATCAAGAAACGGTCGATCACATTCCTCATCTCCGATTTTATCGATCAAGGCTACGATGCGGCGCTCCGCATCGTGAGCAAGAAACATGATGTCATCGCCGTCACGATGAGAGACCCGCGCGAGCGGGAGATGCCGAGGGTCGGTCTTATGAAATTGAAGGACGCGGAATCGGGGCGCGAGCGCTGGGTCGATACGAGCAATATTCACATCCAGCAGGCATTCCGGTATTACTGGCAGCAGCATGAAGAGCGATTGAAGAAATTATTTGTGTCCACCAAAGTTGACAGGATCGATATCCAGATCCAGAATCCGTACATCAAACCGCTGGTCGATTTTTTTAAGTTGCGCGAGCAGCGGCTGTAA
- a CDS encoding MoxR family ATPase has translation MQHDIKAINEKIQRESAFIDLLTMEVGKVIVGQKNMMERLLIGLLSNGHILLEGVPGLAKTMAVKTLAAAIQAKFQRIQFTPDLLPADLVGTLIYNQKDSKFQTKKGPIFANFILADEINRSPAKVQSALLEAMQERQVTIGEETFKLEEPFLVLATQNPIEQEGTYPLPEAQVDRFMLKVKIDYPTKDEELQIMRQNVAGTELQVKPVVTTKEIIKARAVMGEIYMDEKIERYILEIVFATRNPKEYGIPGIAQLISYGASPRATINLALAAKAFAFIKRRGYVIPEDVRGVSLDVLRHRVAVTYEAEAEEVTSENVVQEILNKIEVP, from the coding sequence ATGCAGCACGATATTAAGGCCATCAACGAGAAGATCCAGCGCGAAAGCGCTTTCATCGACCTCCTCACGATGGAAGTCGGAAAGGTTATTGTTGGACAAAAAAATATGATGGAGCGGTTGCTCATCGGATTGCTTTCGAACGGACACATCCTTCTCGAAGGCGTCCCCGGTCTTGCAAAAACTATGGCCGTGAAAACCCTGGCGGCGGCGATACAGGCAAAGTTCCAGCGCATACAATTCACGCCGGATCTGCTTCCTGCCGATTTGGTTGGAACGCTTATCTACAATCAAAAAGATTCGAAGTTCCAGACGAAAAAAGGACCGATCTTCGCTAATTTCATTCTGGCGGATGAAATCAACCGGTCGCCGGCAAAAGTCCAGAGCGCGCTCCTTGAAGCGATGCAGGAACGCCAGGTGACGATCGGAGAAGAAACGTTCAAATTGGAGGAACCGTTCCTCGTACTTGCAACGCAAAACCCGATCGAACAGGAGGGAACGTATCCGTTGCCCGAAGCGCAGGTCGATCGATTCATGCTGAAGGTCAAGATCGACTATCCGACGAAGGACGAAGAGCTTCAGATCATGCGGCAAAATGTGGCCGGAACCGAACTGCAGGTAAAGCCGGTGGTGACGACGAAAGAGATCATCAAAGCGCGTGCGGTCATGGGGGAAATTTATATGGACGAGAAGATCGAACGGTACATTCTTGAGATCGTCTTTGCAACACGGAATCCTAAAGAGTACGGAATTCCGGGAATTGCGCAGCTGATCAGTTACGGCGCATCGCCCCGTGCGACGATCAACCTTGCTCTTGCGGCAAAAGCGTTCGCCTTCATCAAGCGGCGGGGATACGTCATCCCCGAAGACGTCCGCGGGGTCAGCCTCGATGTGCTGCGCCACCGCGTCGCCGTTACCTATGAGGCCGAAGCCGAGGAGGTGACGTCGGAGAATGTTGTACAGGAGATTTTGAATAAGATTGAAGTACCGTAA